A stretch of Vulpes lagopus strain Blue_001 chromosome 20, ASM1834538v1, whole genome shotgun sequence DNA encodes these proteins:
- the LOC121479308 gene encoding cytochrome c oxidase assembly factor 5, protein MPRYYEDKPEGGACAGVKEDLGACLLQSDCVLQEGKSPRQCLKEGNCKALKYSFFECKRSMLDARSRFRGRKGY, encoded by the coding sequence ATGCCCCGTTATTACGAGGACAAGCCGGAGGGCGGCGCGTGCGCGGGCGTGAAGGAGGACCTGGGCGCCTGTCTGCTGCAGTCGGACTGTGTGCTCCAGGAAGGAAAATCCCCTCGACAGTGTCTGAAGGAAGGAAACTGCAAAGCtctgaaatactcattttttgaATGTAAAAGATCAATGTTGGATGCCAGATCCAGATTCCGAGGAAGAAAAGGATATTGA